In Deltaproteobacteria bacterium, the following proteins share a genomic window:
- a CDS encoding fructose 1,6-bisphosphatase, with amino-acid sequence MTREEFLAQEGERAGQRTTITLVSADLLRWLGGVSNIPDEITEGARAVLERARQDKGIRDFRVKALGPDLLFQVNTFGQPLTSPAVYRLIYEALQAAFSKAVESGLYQPVQGKDFFKMNPQQKIAALHLRPMDFPFTERQSEPIFIAKIIQGGVGAFNRMLFNLFFHPDKGSHQRLDNTRFVAIVENCLDLKAGGKERRLYAFGDRPEEDTLFFIYPFIEGPLQINRAQVGDWAELLSLIANPVKWVISAVYALKGRFVSYGGNLLATRHEPGALVSIESMSPGVAVENPAAIFRLQSGLPAVGEAHFNLGADFHFVVGGTGGGYHLGVMPVTMEEARLHINEPGTARITAYTYQSFGNGRIPPDHDVVDVFAQDRVQTEWLQREARSFIRLMSDHGEFQPYVTAEEAEARAEARAEVLKTLFRTVPNGESGNPDPLIARVNERSHGQTLSDIKADAGGKVGHTTTPTLFAAIARASLQEAKETGLIQDFQVFGVGDDLHLVMLHNQGIDANEIHLLAFRTFWREVWVTELIGYKPYALAQDLQIGPATKGKKVDDLAEPSGPFVELLGQTLPEPERSFLEQIRAAREAWTQGRSSVEVKRPFAGNVTGQGPGFAEVSVRGFWKVAILAADKAGPAAFNVPLFQAAEQALQDDGFRARYGESIAFEIWDIHRHKRIFLDARSHREDIRTLLGATNAFNVKRLWSLRNTESQRKAVEAELEDLLLAASTEKLALISGGQYVGKDDPVLLGIEELVNPAFAFLQRRFCMTQGDERGSHYMMLVPKPLDEAVATVRSRGLYVGLLLTLKAQGIAGMQDVFAGPSYKEVRTRIDKINARFWRAQGSEFTPVGVGAQDVEPAYPLMQVLRRLTGEGSPYAVSVRKAETIDIEF; translated from the coding sequence ATGACACGAGAGGAATTTCTGGCCCAGGAAGGGGAACGGGCCGGGCAGCGGACGACTATCACATTGGTCAGCGCCGATCTGCTTCGCTGGCTGGGGGGGGTGTCGAACATTCCGGATGAGATCACCGAAGGGGCCCGGGCCGTCCTTGAACGGGCCAGACAGGACAAAGGCATCCGGGACTTCCGGGTTAAGGCCCTGGGACCGGACCTTCTCTTCCAGGTGAACACTTTCGGACAGCCCTTGACTAGCCCGGCCGTATACAGACTTATTTACGAAGCCTTGCAGGCCGCCTTTTCAAAGGCCGTCGAATCGGGCCTTTACCAACCGGTTCAGGGCAAGGATTTTTTTAAGATGAATCCCCAACAAAAAATCGCTGCCTTACACCTCCGCCCCATGGATTTCCCTTTTACCGAACGGCAGTCGGAGCCCATTTTTATAGCCAAGATTATCCAGGGGGGGGTGGGGGCCTTCAACCGGATGCTCTTTAACCTTTTTTTCCACCCGGACAAAGGTTCCCACCAAAGACTGGATAACACCCGCTTTGTAGCTATTGTTGAAAATTGTCTGGACCTTAAGGCCGGGGGAAAAGAACGCCGTCTCTACGCCTTTGGCGACCGGCCGGAAGAGGATACCTTGTTCTTCATTTATCCTTTTATCGAAGGTCCCCTGCAGATCAACCGGGCCCAGGTAGGGGATTGGGCCGAACTCCTTTCCCTGATCGCCAATCCCGTGAAATGGGTCATAAGCGCTGTCTATGCCTTAAAGGGCCGTTTCGTCTCCTATGGGGGGAATCTTTTGGCTACCCGCCATGAACCGGGGGCCTTGGTATCCATTGAATCCATGTCGCCAGGGGTTGCGGTTGAAAATCCGGCAGCCATTTTCCGTCTGCAAAGCGGGCTTCCCGCCGTGGGAGAAGCCCACTTCAACCTGGGGGCTGATTTTCACTTTGTGGTCGGAGGGACGGGCGGAGGCTACCATCTGGGAGTCATGCCCGTTACCATGGAAGAAGCCCGCCTGCACATAAATGAACCGGGCACGGCCAGAATAACCGCCTATACCTATCAATCTTTTGGCAACGGCAGGATCCCTCCGGATCACGATGTGGTCGATGTATTCGCCCAGGATCGTGTCCAGACTGAATGGCTCCAGAGGGAAGCCAGGTCTTTTATCCGGCTCATGTCGGACCACGGTGAATTTCAGCCCTATGTAACCGCTGAAGAGGCTGAAGCCAGGGCCGAGGCCAGGGCTGAAGTTTTAAAAACCCTTTTCCGGACCGTGCCCAATGGGGAATCGGGAAACCCGGACCCCCTGATCGCCAGGGTCAACGAGCGTTCCCATGGTCAGACCCTTTCCGATATTAAGGCCGATGCCGGCGGGAAAGTCGGCCATACCACAACGCCGACCCTTTTTGCGGCCATTGCCCGGGCCAGTCTGCAGGAAGCCAAGGAGACAGGCCTTATTCAGGATTTTCAGGTTTTCGGCGTGGGTGATGATTTACATCTGGTCATGTTGCACAACCAGGGAATCGATGCCAATGAGATCCATTTGCTGGCCTTTCGAACCTTCTGGCGGGAGGTGTGGGTTACGGAACTGATCGGCTACAAACCCTATGCCCTGGCCCAGGACCTTCAGATAGGGCCGGCCACAAAGGGAAAGAAGGTGGATGACCTGGCTGAGCCGAGCGGCCCCTTTGTTGAATTGTTGGGCCAGACCCTGCCCGAACCGGAGCGTTCCTTCCTGGAACAGATCCGGGCCGCCCGGGAGGCCTGGACTCAGGGCCGGTCCTCGGTGGAGGTTAAAAGGCCCTTTGCCGGAAATGTCACCGGACAGGGGCCTGGCTTTGCCGAAGTTTCCGTCCGGGGGTTCTGGAAGGTGGCCATTCTGGCTGCTGACAAGGCCGGTCCGGCGGCTTTCAATGTCCCCCTGTTCCAGGCCGCCGAACAGGCCTTGCAGGACGATGGTTTCCGTGCCCGCTATGGAGAAAGCATCGCTTTCGAGATATGGGACATCCATCGTCATAAACGCATTTTTCTGGATGCCCGGTCCCACCGGGAGGATATCCGGACCTTATTGGGAGCCACCAATGCCTTCAATGTGAAACGCCTTTGGTCCTTGCGTAATACCGAGTCTCAAAGGAAGGCGGTTGAAGCGGAACTGGAAGACCTTCTGCTGGCTGCTTCCACGGAGAAATTGGCCCTCATCAGTGGGGGGCAATATGTTGGAAAAGATGACCCGGTTTTATTAGGCATCGAAGAATTGGTCAACCCGGCCTTTGCATTTTTGCAGAGGCGGTTTTGTATGACCCAGGGCGATGAACGGGGCTCCCATTATATGATGCTGGTTCCTAAACCCCTGGATGAGGCGGTGGCTACGGTACGGAGCCGCGGGCTCTACGTGGGGTTGCTGCTCACCTTGAAGGCCCAGGGTATCGCCGGGATGCAGGATGTTTTTGCCGGGCCGAGCTATAAGGAAGTCCGCACCCGGATCGATAAAATCAATGCCCGCTTCTGGCGGGCCCAGGGTTCCGAATTTACCCCGGTCGGTGTTGGCGCCCAGGATGTGGAACCGGCCTATCCATTGATGCAGGTCCTCAGGCGGCTCACCGGTGAAGGTTCTCCCTATGCTGTTTCGGTCAGGAAAGCGGAGACGATTGATATTGAGTTTTAG